The following proteins are co-located in the Roseiconus lacunae genome:
- a CDS encoding MotA/TolQ/ExbB proton channel family protein: MSLTEKNAVETPSPQQTTQQSDEILTEWMGPIALAAGGVVAGLFYGIVLTVRWGPLQRYFMGHPVAIAATVLFCVALAILAIKLWDVRRQWKAFRSMSDQSLAPRDEERSPGDDFRSRHDAGFVAQQWDRYLAKLPRRLSRSHLVLRLREVLHRQSGRGTTKHLSDDLRELSARDADMAHASFSLVRIIVWAIPMLGFLGTVIGITQTLGGLDFSNGTAAVDNLKSGLYVAFDTTALGLVLSIAAIFLQFPVERSEQQLLAAIDERVGALTGRHLPGDEPADNQFELLANLCDGVRAAVAESLSNQTKLWRETIDEAQGFWKDHQQQTTDAVVDAISQSLAPALRDHASEMAAASRHNRTLMENQFEQWQSQLGNWQEAILAGAEAMTQQQGLMLEQVDEAALVREQAQSVLQLQQTLATNVELLEQSNRKIDDNLGAAAGQGMADAMIILARAVDVLNEEIAELKDTLESPGAAIRSSDSDDDQSEPSRQAA; the protein is encoded by the coding sequence GTGAGTCTGACCGAAAAGAATGCTGTCGAAACGCCGTCGCCCCAACAGACGACGCAACAATCCGACGAGATCCTAACCGAATGGATGGGGCCAATCGCGTTGGCCGCCGGAGGCGTGGTCGCGGGATTGTTTTATGGAATTGTCCTGACCGTTCGGTGGGGTCCGTTACAGCGATACTTCATGGGACACCCCGTCGCGATCGCCGCGACGGTGCTGTTCTGTGTGGCACTGGCGATCCTGGCGATCAAGCTCTGGGACGTCCGTCGTCAGTGGAAAGCGTTTCGCAGCATGAGCGACCAATCGCTCGCGCCACGCGACGAAGAACGCTCGCCCGGCGACGACTTTCGTTCGCGACACGATGCCGGTTTTGTCGCCCAGCAATGGGATCGGTACCTCGCCAAGTTGCCGCGCAGATTGTCACGAAGCCACTTGGTGCTTCGTTTACGTGAAGTGCTGCATCGTCAATCCGGACGCGGCACCACCAAACACCTTTCCGATGACTTGCGAGAGCTTTCCGCACGTGACGCGGACATGGCTCACGCGTCGTTCTCGTTGGTTCGGATCATCGTCTGGGCGATCCCGATGCTGGGATTCTTAGGGACGGTGATCGGAATCACACAAACACTCGGTGGCTTGGATTTTTCCAACGGAACGGCCGCAGTCGACAATTTGAAGAGCGGCCTTTATGTCGCGTTCGACACCACCGCGCTCGGCTTGGTATTGTCGATTGCCGCGATCTTTTTGCAGTTTCCCGTCGAGCGTAGCGAACAGCAACTGTTGGCCGCGATCGATGAACGCGTCGGGGCACTGACTGGTCGTCATCTTCCCGGCGATGAACCGGCCGATAATCAGTTCGAATTGCTCGCCAACCTTTGCGACGGCGTACGTGCCGCGGTCGCCGAATCGCTTTCCAATCAGACCAAGCTTTGGCGTGAAACGATCGACGAAGCCCAAGGTTTTTGGAAAGACCATCAACAACAAACCACCGATGCGGTCGTCGACGCAATCAGCCAATCGTTGGCGCCGGCATTGCGGGATCACGCTTCCGAAATGGCCGCCGCGTCACGGCACAACCGCACGTTGATGGAAAACCAATTCGAGCAGTGGCAAAGTCAACTCGGCAACTGGCAAGAAGCGATCCTGGCCGGCGCCGAAGCGATGACCCAACAGCAAGGCTTGATGCTTGAGCAAGTTGACGAGGCCGCGTTGGTTCGCGAGCAAGCCCAATCGGTGCTTCAGCTTCAGCAAACACTGGCGACCAACGTCGAGTTGTTGGAACAATCCAATCGCAAAATCGATGACAACTTGGGTGCCGCCGCCGGTCAAGGCATGGCCGATGCGATGATCATCTTGGCCCGCGCGGTTGATGTCCTCAACGAAGAGATCGCCGAACTCAAAGACACGCTGGAATCCCCCGGTGCGGCGATACGGTCAAGTGACAGCGATGACGATCAATCCGAACCATCGAGGCAAGCTGCATGA
- the purD gene encoding phosphoribosylamine--glycine ligase, whose protein sequence is MKVLVVGSGGREHALAWKLGQSPKVTQVFVAPGNAGTATEATNIEIDASDVPALVQFATKNQIDLTVVGPEAPLVLGIVDAFEEAGLRVFGPSRAAAELEGSKVFCKNLLHTADVPTADYRTFRGSDDASRYIKDKYPEPNEPVPVVIKADGLAAGKGVIVCETRREALEAIDRIAGQKEFGDAGNELIIEERLIGQEASVLAITDGETIISLPAAQDHKPAFDGDQGPNTGGMGAYCPTPIVDEAMFERIESDVLVPVVHAMKRARKPFKGVLYAGLMLTSAGPKVLEFNVRFGDPECQPLLMRLKSDLFEVLYAAAEGKLADIGSLEWDDRPSICVVMASEGYPGSYEKGLEITGLAEADEVDDVKVFHAGTTLQDGKVVNAGGRVLGVTAIGNSISTAKLNAYTAVRKIRWQGAWCRKDISDKAIHGG, encoded by the coding sequence ATGAAAGTATTGGTGGTAGGAAGTGGTGGTCGTGAGCACGCGTTGGCTTGGAAGCTTGGCCAAAGCCCAAAAGTGACCCAGGTGTTTGTCGCCCCTGGCAATGCCGGGACGGCCACAGAGGCGACCAATATCGAGATCGATGCGTCTGACGTTCCCGCGTTGGTGCAATTCGCGACGAAGAACCAAATCGACCTTACCGTCGTCGGACCCGAAGCACCCCTGGTATTAGGGATCGTCGATGCCTTCGAAGAAGCCGGCTTGCGAGTGTTCGGTCCTTCGCGAGCCGCCGCCGAATTGGAAGGCAGCAAGGTGTTTTGTAAAAACTTGTTGCACACCGCCGACGTCCCAACCGCCGATTACCGCACCTTCCGCGGTAGCGATGACGCGTCCCGGTACATCAAAGACAAATACCCTGAACCCAACGAACCTGTCCCGGTTGTAATCAAGGCCGACGGTTTGGCGGCCGGAAAGGGTGTCATCGTTTGCGAGACTCGCCGCGAAGCTCTCGAAGCGATCGACCGGATTGCCGGACAGAAGGAATTCGGTGACGCCGGAAACGAACTGATCATCGAAGAACGTTTGATCGGGCAAGAAGCGAGTGTGCTCGCAATCACCGACGGCGAAACGATCATTTCATTGCCTGCCGCCCAAGATCACAAACCGGCGTTCGATGGTGACCAAGGCCCCAACACCGGTGGGATGGGCGCATATTGCCCGACACCGATCGTCGATGAGGCGATGTTTGAACGCATCGAATCGGACGTGTTGGTCCCCGTGGTGCATGCGATGAAACGCGCCCGGAAGCCTTTTAAGGGAGTGCTGTATGCAGGCTTGATGCTGACCAGCGCCGGACCGAAGGTGTTGGAATTCAACGTTCGCTTCGGTGACCCTGAGTGCCAACCGTTGTTGATGCGTTTGAAAAGCGATCTATTCGAAGTCCTTTACGCGGCCGCCGAAGGAAAGCTAGCCGATATCGGATCGCTTGAGTGGGATGATCGCCCCAGCATCTGTGTTGTGATGGCCAGCGAAGGCTACCCCGGGAGCTATGAAAAGGGGCTCGAGATTACCGGTCTTGCCGAAGCCGATGAGGTCGACGACGTGAAGGTCTTTCATGCCGGTACGACTCTGCAGGATGGCAAGGTTGTCAACGCAGGCGGACGGGTTCTCGGTGTCACCGCGATCGGCAACTCCATTAGCACCGCAAAGCTGAATGCCTACACCGCCGTTCGCAAGATTCGTTGGCAAGGCGCCTGGTGCCGTAAGGACATCAGCGACAAGGCCATTCACGGCGGTTGA
- a CDS encoding methylamine utilization protein, translated as MKLSPSFFHRLLVAGCATAAVSASLFATPASAETGTLRMTFKLKGDAPKKDPLNPNVDQTFCGKAPIPDESLVVNDENKGIKNVIVYVYTGRRGTELPEMELKPETHILANDKCRFEPHVLIAKKGDTIRVTNPDDVTHNANFQFFNNTQQNLTVPPGAQVEVALKDAEPAPTPVACNIHSWMKAQVLVVDHPFAAVTDDDGVLEIEGLPVGEVIFRANHETGSLKEVVVDGDETSWRSSRFEVDIKPGVNEMTVEVPVAAFQ; from the coding sequence GTGAAACTGTCACCCTCATTCTTTCATCGATTGCTCGTCGCCGGTTGTGCGACCGCAGCCGTTTCGGCGTCTTTGTTTGCCACTCCCGCGTCCGCAGAAACCGGGACGCTGCGAATGACCTTCAAGCTCAAAGGCGACGCACCTAAAAAAGATCCACTCAACCCAAACGTTGACCAAACGTTTTGCGGGAAGGCCCCGATTCCTGACGAATCACTTGTCGTTAACGACGAAAACAAGGGCATCAAAAACGTCATCGTTTACGTTTACACCGGTCGCCGCGGGACCGAACTTCCGGAAATGGAATTGAAGCCAGAAACACATATTCTGGCCAACGACAAGTGTCGCTTTGAGCCGCACGTGTTGATCGCTAAAAAGGGTGACACCATCCGTGTGACCAACCCCGACGACGTCACCCACAACGCAAACTTTCAGTTCTTTAACAATACGCAACAGAACTTGACCGTTCCTCCTGGCGCACAAGTCGAAGTTGCACTGAAAGACGCGGAACCCGCTCCGACCCCCGTCGCATGCAACATCCATAGCTGGATGAAAGCTCAGGTTCTGGTCGTCGATCACCCCTTCGCCGCCGTGACCGATGACGACGGCGTCCTGGAAATCGAAGGACTTCCGGTCGGCGAAGTCATCTTCCGAGCCAACCATGAAACTGGTTCGCTGAAAGAAGTCGTCGTCGATGGCGACGAAACAAGCTGGCGCAGCAGCCGCTTCGAAGTCGACATCAAACCCGGTGTCAACGAGATGACGGTCGAAGTCCCCGTCGCTGCGTTTCAGTAA
- a CDS encoding cytochrome c → MNATRISLSAGTFAVISVALIWGCDSSVKQFPPNRVHALVVEASRDVPTDAAMTDVERLVSAWFGTPDEPRWPAEWIESSAGKRLVNLENLTRASGRVYSDKQNRHFGLYTEHCVTCHGIAGGGDGPASLLQNPYPRDVRAGIFKWKSTERASKPTRDDLAKLLLRGAPGTGMPSFSSVGTEDREALVDYIIYLAVRGEFERKLLADAVDELGYEDSRPDDDANLASLASLAGDADPNRRRHDALEVAHDRLNEVVDSWSHTEKEVISVPPETPFDTESVRRGREIFHGVAGGVVNCAGCHGPDGDGTVTTVDFDDWTKEFTTRLSISPEDRDAVKPFRDAGALRPRQIFPRKLNQGIYRGGGKGETLYRRVVAGIAGTPMPASPVKEQASATCLTPDQVWDVVHYVQSLGGARPTAKQPNAQPSGDTPTAGSPDEGVTQ, encoded by the coding sequence ATGAATGCCACGCGTATTAGCCTTTCTGCCGGAACGTTCGCAGTCATCAGCGTCGCGCTGATCTGGGGTTGCGATTCGAGCGTCAAACAATTCCCCCCCAATCGAGTCCACGCGCTCGTCGTTGAGGCCAGCCGCGATGTCCCAACGGATGCCGCGATGACCGATGTCGAGCGATTGGTTTCGGCATGGTTCGGCACGCCAGACGAGCCACGATGGCCGGCCGAATGGATCGAAAGCTCCGCGGGCAAACGTCTTGTGAACTTGGAGAATCTCACCCGGGCCTCAGGGCGAGTTTACAGCGACAAACAGAACCGGCACTTCGGCTTGTACACCGAACACTGCGTGACCTGTCATGGGATAGCGGGTGGCGGCGACGGCCCGGCTTCGCTGCTACAGAATCCTTACCCACGCGATGTGCGTGCCGGAATCTTTAAATGGAAATCGACCGAGCGGGCTTCTAAACCCACGCGTGATGACCTCGCGAAACTGCTTCTGCGTGGTGCACCGGGGACCGGCATGCCGTCGTTCTCAAGCGTCGGAACGGAAGACCGCGAAGCCCTGGTCGATTACATCATCTACCTTGCCGTCCGCGGTGAATTCGAACGCAAATTGCTTGCCGACGCCGTTGACGAACTCGGATACGAAGACTCGCGCCCCGACGACGACGCCAACCTTGCGTCGCTGGCAAGCCTTGCCGGCGACGCCGATCCGAATCGCCGACGGCACGACGCGCTAGAGGTCGCCCATGATCGCTTGAACGAAGTCGTTGATTCCTGGAGTCATACCGAGAAGGAAGTCATCTCCGTGCCGCCGGAAACCCCCTTTGACACCGAGTCTGTTCGCCGCGGTCGCGAGATCTTCCACGGTGTCGCCGGCGGCGTCGTCAATTGCGCCGGTTGCCATGGCCCCGACGGCGATGGCACGGTGACGACGGTCGATTTCGACGACTGGACCAAAGAATTCACCACTCGGCTGTCGATTTCGCCCGAGGACCGCGACGCGGTTAAACCCTTTCGAGATGCGGGGGCTTTGCGACCGCGGCAAATCTTCCCGCGAAAACTGAATCAAGGGATCTACCGTGGTGGCGGGAAGGGGGAAACGCTGTACCGACGAGTGGTCGCCGGGATCGCCGGTACCCCCATGCCCGCGTCGCCGGTCAAGGAGCAAGCTTCGGCTACCTGCCTGACTCCGGACCAAGTGTGGGACGTCGTGCACTACGTTCAATCGCTTGGCGGAGCCCGCCCGACTGCGAAGCAACCGAACGCACAGCCGAGCGGAGATACGCCAACGGCCGGCTCACCGGACGAAGGAGTGACCCAATGA